The sequence GCACGGGACAGTACAACCCGAGCGGCTCCCGGCGCCACCAGGCGCCGGTGCGCTTCCGCTCTTCCGCAGTCGTGAAATGATAGTCGTAGACCACGGCGCGCAGGAACCTCGGCGGCGCGCGCGGGAAGGGGTTCTTCGCGAAGAGCGCCTCGACGGCCGGCGACCCCTCCAGCAGCCGCCGGCACAGCTGCAGGAACCACGGCTGATTCTGGAAGTTGCTGAGCGCCGCGAACCACATCTGCCAGTCCAGGCGAGGCTGGTGCGGCGCGACGAACTCCGGGCGCCGGGCCGGGTCGCCCGGCTTCCAGGGAAGCTCGTAGGCCAGCCACTGCACGCCGTCGCGGCTCCCCTCCAGGACGATCTCGAGCCGTCGGGTCGTCATCACCGCGAAGAGGCCGTAGCGATTGAACGATCGAATCGGCCAGACCAGGTCGGACGCGTACTCGACGGGCCCGAGCCAGGTCGTGGGCGCGTGGAGCGTCGTGAGGAAGGGCACCAGGCTGAGCAGGAAGAACAGCAGGGCCAGGGGCCGCAGCGCCCAGGCAAACCATCCCCCCCGCCGCACCGACCAGCGCCCCGCACGCTCCCGCCAGCTTCGCGGCCACACGCCGTCGTCCAGGCACAGCACGCAGAGCGCCAGCGTGAGCCAGTTGAAGAATCCGTAGTTGCCCGTGAGCAGGATCAGGATCTGAAGCGCCGCGATCAGCGCGGCGCCCGCGAACCGGAGGCGTCGCGGCAGGAAGATCAGGAATGGGGCGATCCCTTCCAGGATGAGCGTCCCCGTGGTGGACGCGCGGAGCGCGCCCGCGGGGAGATGATGCGCGTACCACGCCGTCCAGGGAGGGAGCGGCTGCGTCTCGAAGTGGTACTGAAGCGCCGTGCGCGCGTGCCACGTCGGGTCGCCGCTCAACAGCTTGACCGCGGCGGACGAAAAGGAGAGCCGGAACAAGAGCCACCGCATCAGCCACAGACCCGAGCGGCGCGGAGGCGGATCGCTCGCGGGCCGGGACCACCACCTCCAGGGAGCGATCAGGATCGCGAGGAGCCCGGTCTCCAGCAGCAGGCTGTCCCACTGGAACCAGAAGAAGTCCTGGCCGAGGATCGAGAGCGAGAGGTACAGGGACCAGAGCCCCGCGAGGCATGCGATCGGCGCCGCTCCCAAGGCGAGCCCGACCGAGAGCACCACCCCCGCCGCGCAGAGGGCGTGCAGCCACCCCGCGCTCGAACCCAGCCATCCGAGCGTCGGCGCGATCCAGTAGGCCAGCCTTCCGTAGCGCGCGTGGAGCGCGGCCAGGAAGTCGCGCCCCGGGAGGACCCCGTCGGGTCCGGCGATTCCCTGCACCTGGACCCACATCGAGACGAACGCGACGAGGTAGACGACGGCGAGGAGCCGGAGGAAGATCCAGGTCGTGAGGGTCTCGCCGGGCGGGACGACGTGATCGCCCCAGATCCAGCGCGTGATCCGGTACAGCGGGCCGCGGTTGGCGGCGACGAAGCGGTAGGCGGTTTCGGTGAGGGGCCGCACCCCGGGAACGCGGCGATAGAGCCAGAGCGGCCATCGCCGGCCGGGAGCCGTGGCCAGGGCGCGAAAGACCGCCTCGGCCCCGCCCGACCAGCGGCCGTCCGGCTCCAGGAGCTGCACCGCCTTCTCGAAGCGCTCTCTGGGGATCTTGGAGAAGCGGTCGGCGACCTCCTGGTAGGTCGCATAGTCCACGCGGTCGCCGGTCGCGGCCTGCCAGCGCTCGATCCAGAGCCGGCAGAAGCCGCAATCGCCGTCGTAGACCAGTAGTGGCTTCATTCCGAGAGGCTACTTGCCCTCTGGATGTTCAGGGGGTGCGAGGTGGGAGAGTCGCGTCAGGATCCTCTTCATGACGGTGGCGAATTGCTCCTCGGTCACACGGTCGCCGGAGTCCTGGTGTGGGTAAAGTGCGACCGTGATCATCTGATCGCGCGCGAGGTCGCTTTCGGAGACCGTCTCGCGCAGGGTAACCCGAAGAGCAGCGTCCGCAGAGTCCGCCAGGCGAACCGTCTCTGCAAGAGGACGGCGAGGCGGGGGATTCGGCGACTTGTCACCAAGCACGACTTGATCGAACGAGGGCAGAAGATCACGGGGTTTCCATGGACGATCCGAAACCCAAATCATATGGCGGTCGTCGAAAACCATCAGCTGACTCCCGCTCGCACGGACGACGGGTATTGCAGATGCCGAGTCCGACGCCACGATGAATCCGAACGAGCAGGGTGGGGCGCAGAACGCGGGTGCAGGGCAGTGCCTTGTCGCCGGCAGAATGTAGCGGGTCCCGACCTGAAATGAAGGTTCACCCTCCGACCAGATCGTCATTCCTCGGATCGTCCCACCAGACTGGATGAGGATCAGGCTGTCGGATACACCCGTGCCCTTGATGAATCTGACGTCCCGGAACCGATACCGGGTCCCGATGGAGCCGGGCACCTTGATACAGGTGCGGTCGTCCACCGTGCCCACGAAAATGATGTCCGCCCATTCGAGTCGCTGTTCGAAGGAAGAGAGGTTGCATAGGGAATTGGCAGGCCGAACGCCGACAACCAACGTGGAGAGGAGTGCGGCGAACAGGACGGTATGGCGATGCATTCAGAGCCTCGAACCGGTCCACCGGGGGACGTATCGTCTGATTAGACCACGCTCCGCCACCTTCATGCCACGCCTTGCAGCGTGCGAGCCGGAGGAAACAAAAGCGTAGTACCATGACGTAGTTGACCCGTAGGCCCCATCGACATGCCCCCCAGGAGGCCCCGATGCTCAGCACCCGCGGTCTGGTCAAGGTGTACCCGGGCCCGGTCACCGCCTTGAACGGCGTGGATCTGGACGTGCATCCCGGGATGTTCGGCCTCCTCGGCCCCAACGGGGCGGGGAAGTCGACCTTCATGAAGATCCTTGCCGGGCTCCTCGAGCCCACCTCCGGCAGCGCCACCCTCGACGGCATCGACATCGTGAAGGATCCCGACTCGGTCTGGCCGCGGCTGGGCTACCTGCCGCAAGAGTTCGGCTTCTACCCGCACCTGACCGGCGAGGCGATGCTCGGGCACCTGCTGGACCTCAAGGGGGTCACCGCGCCGCAGGGGAAGAAGAAGCTGGTGGCCGAGCTGCTCGACCGCGTGAATCTCTCGTTCGCGGCCAGGCGCGCGGTGAAGGGCTACTCGGGCGGCATGCGGCAGCGCCTGGGGATCGCGCAGGCGATCGCGGGGAATCCGCGGCTGATCATCGTGGACGAGCCGACGGCGGGGCTCGATCCCGAGGAGCGGCTCCGCTTCTACCATCTCCTCTCGGAGCTCGCGGCGGACCGCATCGTGCTTCTCTCGACCCACATCGTCGAGGACGTGGCCGTGCTCTGCCCGCGCTTCGCCGTGATCCGCGCGGGGCGTCTGATCGCGCTGACCACGCCCGCCGAGGCGCGGGCCGCCATCGCGGGGCGCATGTTCGAAGGGCTGGTCTCCGTCGAGGACCTGCAGCGGCTTCGCGCCGAGCGGATGGTGACGCAGGCGCTCCTGGTCGAGGGCAAGAACCGCGCGCGCATCTTCGAGTCCTCCGGCACACCGCCGGCCGGGTTCCTTCCGGCGCCGGCCACGCTGGAGGACGCCTATCTCGTCCTGATGCGCCAGGGCGAGCTGCCGAACGGCAACGGCTCGGGCCCGGCGTTGCCCTCGGGACGCGTCGCGGGTACGAACGCCTCGATCGAGGCGGTGGGATGAGCCCGCGCCGGCTGTTCGCCGTCTTCGGCGTCGAGTTCGGGCATTCCTTCAAGCGGCCGCTCTTCTACATCATGGCGGCGCTCATCGCGCTCATCTCCTTCGGACTTTCGAGCGGCCAGATGCAGATCTCCTCCGGCGACAGCTCCGTCGGAGGGACCAAGGCCTGGATCACCTCCGAGTTCGCCCAGACCCAGACGATGACCTACCTGACGATCCTGATCTTCGCGGGATTCGTCGCGGCCGCCGCCGGGATGACGCTGCTCCATGACCGTGAGACCAAGGTGGACGTGATCCTGCACTCCACGCCGCTCAAGGCCGGAGAGTACGTCTGGGGGCGCCTCCTTGCCGTGGTCGGGATGTTCGCGGTCCTCCTCGCGTGGCAGGCGCTGACCGCCGCTCTCTTCAACCACGCTGTGCCGAACGGAAACGCGCAGGAGATCCGCGGCCCCTTCGCCTGGGCCAGCTACTTCCGCCCGGTCTTCGTGGTGGGGCTTCCCTTCGTGGTGTTCTTCGCGGGGCTGTCGATGTGGATCGGCGAGCGGACGCGGAGCGCCGTGATCGTCTATCTCCTTCCGGCGATCGCCCTCCTGCTCAGCGGCTTCTTCCTGATGACGTGGTCGCCGTCATGGCTCTCCTACGGGATGAACCGCGTGCTGCAGGTGATCGAGCCGTCGGGGTATCGCTGGCTCAACGAGACGCTCCTCAAGGTGGACCGCGGCGTGAAGTACTACAACACGCAGCCGGTTCCCTACGACGCGATCTTCTGGCTGAACCGGCTCTGGATGCTGGTCGTGGGGCTGGGCGGCGCCCTCCTCACGCAGCGCTCGATCGCGCGGTCGCGTCGCGGTGTCGAGAGCGCCCGCGCGCGTCAGAAGAGCGCGGCCGCGCGGCCGGATGCGCCGGGGGCGGGCTGGGACGAGACCGTCGTTCGACCGGCGATCGGCGGGATCGGCATGACGAGCGGCCGTCCCGGGGCGCTAGCCACGGTGCGCGCGGTGGCGCGCACGGAGATGATCGAGCTGCTTCGCCAGCCCGCGCTCTACCTCTTCATGCTGATCATCCTGGTCCAGGTGCTGGGGAACTCGCTCCTCGCCGTGGGCGCGTTCGACACCCCGGTTCTCCTGACGCCGGGCACGAGCGCGGTGGCCCTCGCCAATCAGAGCGTCACGTTCGTCTGCCTCCTCCTCATGTACTACACGGTGGTCGCCCTGGAGCGGGAGCACACGACCGGCCTGGCGCCGGTTCTCTACGCGGCGCCGGTGCGGACGGGGGCGCTCCTCTTCGGCAAGGCGCTGGCGAACGGCGTGGTCGGGGCGATCGTCCTCATGGCCTCCTTCCTGGGAAGCTGGATCGCCATCTCGTCTCAGCACACCGTTCCCTTTTCGCTGAGCCCCTATCTGCTCGTCTGGGGGCTTCTCCTGGTGCCGACCTTCATGTTCTGGACGGCCCTCGTCACGGCGGTCTACGCGCTGGTGGGGAACCGCTACACGACGATCGCGGTCGCCATGGGCGTCCTGGCCTGGACCGGCTGGCGCGCGCTCACGAAGCAGATCAGCTGGGCGGGAAACTGGGCGCTCTGGGGCGCGCTCCGCTGGAGCGACCTCGGCCCCTTCGAACACGACCGCCTGGCGCTCGTCTTGAACCGCGCGATGGTGCTGAGCGCGGCCGCCCTCTTCATCGCCCTCGCCGTCCGGCTCTTCCGCCGCCGGAGTCCCGATGCCGTGCGCACGATGCACCGCCTGTCGCCCAAGAGCCTCGGGCGCTCGGCCCTCCGCTTCGCCCCCTACGCGCTGATCCCGCTCACCCTCTGGATCACGCTCCTCTTCCAGGTGAGCCAAGGCACGGAGGGCGGCGCCGCGAAGAAGGCGCGCAAGGACTACTGGGCCAAGAATCTCAAGACCTGGATGGATGCGCCGCTTCCGGACATCGCGCGCGCCGACATCGCGGTCAAAGTGGACCCCAAGGGGAGCCGCCTGGAGAGCCGCGGTGCCCTGACGTTCGTGAACGGCCTCGACACGACGCTGACCCAGATCCCCCTGACCGGCGGGGTCGAGTGGAAGAACGTGACCTGGACGATGAATGGACGGAGCGTCACGCCGGAGGACTCGAAGCGGCTCTACGTGTTCACGCCGCCGCACCCGCTCGCCAAGGGGGACAGCGTCACGATCGGATGGAACTTCGATGGCAGCCTCCCGAGCGGCGCGAGCAAGAACGGCGGGAACATGGAGGAGTTCGTGCTCCCGTCCGGCATCGTGCTCACCGGCTTCACGCCGAGCTTCATGCCGGTGGTCGGCTTCATGGAGGACGTGGGCGAGACCAAGGACAACAAGACCGAGCCGCGCCGCTACCCGCGCGACTACTGGAAGGGAATCACCCCGGCCGGCTATGGCGCCACCGCCTGGTTTCCGGCGCGCATCGCGGTGACCGGCCCGGCCGACTACACCCTGAATTCCGTGGGCGTCTGCACGAGCAACACCGTGAAGAACGGCTGGCGCACGCAGGTGTGGGAGACCGACCATCCGGTCAAGATCCTGAACGTGATCTGCGGGCACTGGAAGGAGCGGCGCGGCCACGGCACGACGATCTACTACGCGCCGGTGCATCCCTACAACGTCGACGCGATGTCGGCCACGCTCGACGCCGCGCGGAAGTACTACTCCGAGTGGTTCCTTCCGTATCCATGGAAGGAGCTCAAGCTCTCCGAGTTCCCGGGCATGGCGGGATACGCGCAGGGATTCGGCACGAACATCACCTTCAGCGAGAACATCGGCTTCTTGACGCGGAACGACGCCAAGACCAACGCGACGTTCCTGGTCACCGCCCATGAGTCCGCCCATCAGTGGTGGGGGAACATCGTGACCCCCGCCCGGGGGCCCGGCGGCGACTTCATCAGCGAGGCGATGGCGCACTTCTCGACGATGCTCCTGTTCCAGCAGGTGCTTGGCCCGCGCGAACGGATGGAATTCTGCAAGGGTCTGGAGGCCCGCTACGGCGACCGCCGGCGCGTGGACGACGAGCGGCCGATGTACGACGTGGACGGCAAGCGCGAATCGGACGAGACCGTGATCTACGACCGCGGCGGCTGGGTCTTCTGGATGCTTTACGACTACGTGGGACACGACCGCGCGCTGGAGGGCTACCGGGCGTTCTGCCGCACCTGGAGCGAGAGTCGCGACCATCCCGCGCTCCAGGACATCGTGGCCGCCTTGCGTCCCTATGCGGCCGATCCCGCGAAGTACGACGCGTTCGTGAAGCAGTGGTTCGAGGACAAGGCGATGCCGGAGTACCGCTTCGAGAATGCGTCGAAACGAAAGACGGGAGCCGGGTACGACGTGACCGCCATCGTGAAGAACATCGGCACGGGGACGATGCCGGTCGAGGTCGCCGCGACCGCCGGCGAGCGATGGAAGAAGCAGGCGGCACCGGCGGGGGTGGGATCGGGCACGGCCCAGACGGATCCGCTGGAGCGGCGGCTGGGAGCGCTCGAGGAGCGGGTCCGCATACCCCTGGGAGCCCGGCGGCTCTGGGGGGACGTGGTCCAGGACGCCGCGGAATCGAAGGGATCCGCGTCCCCGGGCTCGCGATTCGAGCAGGACCCCAAGTATCGCGAGGCGCGGGCCACGGTGACCCTCGGGCCGGGGGAATCGAGGACGGTAACCCTCCACTGCGACTTCGCGCCCGAGAAGCTGGTCGCGGACCCCGACGTTCGGGTGCTCCAGCTCCGCCGGAAGCAGGCGGTCGCGAAGCTGTAGCGGAGCGGTCCCGGTAGCGGAGCGGCCCCGCGATCCCCGGCCGCTCCGCTACCTTCTGCGGACTACTTCTTCCCCTCCAGCATCTTCTGCATCGACGGGTCGTGGCACTGGATGCACAGCGCCCGCTTCGGCTCGTGCGTCAGGAGATGGTCCTCGGCGCTCGAGTGCGGATTGTGGCACCCGATGCAGCTCAGCGGATCGCCGGTCCGCGGGTCCTTGCCGCCCGTGGTCGGGTGGAAGTGCTTGCTCATGTCCTCGTGGCAGCCGCGGCAGAGGGTGTTCACGTCGTTCACGAGCAGCTTCTTCCGGTCCGACGAATGCGGATCGTGGCAGGCGGTGCACCCCTCGTCCAGCGCCGCGTGACGGAACTTGCCCGTGACCATCTTCTTGTCGTGGCACTGGAAGCAGAGCTTGCTCTGCTCGGCCTTCAGCACCGGCGTGGCCGGGCCGCCATGCGGCGCGTGGCAGGAGATGCACGACGCGTCGGTCTTGAGCGGGGCGTGGACGACCGCCTTGCTCGACCAGGCCTTCGTGTTCCCGTGGCATGAGTAGCAGAGATCGGGGACGCGCTGCGCCAGGGCGCCCGTCGTCGCCGTTCCGTGGCACTTGGCGCAGTCCCCCTTGGCGAAGGGGGCGTGGAGCGCGGGCTGCAAGAGCCCCTTCTTCCCGACCGGCTGCACGTGCGGGTCGTGGCAGGAGACGCAGTTCTTCCCGGCGAGCGAGAATCCCTTGTGCGCGTTGGTCAGCCGCGGGCCAGCCAGCCCGTGGCACGTGGCGCAGGTCGCGTTCACGCTCTTCGCGAGCATCCCCTGATTTTCCGAGCCGTGGCTCGCGTGGCACTTGAAGCACTGCCCCTTGGCGACGGGAGAATGGGGCGCGCCCTTCGCGATCCGGTCGGTGAGCGACTTGTGGCACGACGCGCACAGCTCGAGCGCGGGCTTGACCAACAGCCCCGGCACCGCGCTCTCGTGCGGCTCGTGGCACTTGGCGCAGTCGCCGCTCGCGGCGGGCGGATGCCCGTGCTTCAGCGCGGATTGCTGGATGACCTCCTTGTGGCAGGTCACGCAGAGCTGGCGCGTCGAGGAGACCAGGAGCTTGTCGCGCGAGGAGGCGTGCGGGGTGTGGCAGGTGACGCACTCGCCTCTGGCGACCGGCGGATGAACGAGCAGCCCGGCCAGGCGCGAGGCGCCGGGGCCCGCCATCCCGGCCTTGGCGGCCGGAGCGGCGGCGCGCTTCGGGATCTGATGGCAGGTGACGCAGAGCGACGCCGCCGGCTTCTTGAGACTGGCCTTGCCGGGCGCTACCCCCGCGGTGTGGCACTTGGCGCAGTCCTTCTCGGCGAAGCCGGGGTGCGCGTGGTCCGGGATCAGGGACGCATTCTTGGAAGCGTGCGGCGTATGGCAGGAGAGACACCGTGCCTGCGTCAGGTTCGCGCCCTGGTGCTTGGCGACGAGGTCCTTGTCGTCCAACTCGTGGCAGTCGGCGCATAGCGCCGGCGGCGCTTTCACCAGGGCCGGCGCCGCCTTGCCGCCGTGCGGATCGTGGCAGGTGAGGCAGTCCTTCTCGCCGACGGGGGAATGGACGGTGTCCCCCTCCTTGCCGATCGACGCGTGGCAGGACTGGCAGAGCGTCGAGGCGTCCGCCGTGAGGAGCTTCTTCTTCGCGGAGCCGTGCGGCTCATGGCACGCCGTGCACTGCCCGTTCGCCGCCGGGGTGTGGGGCGCCGGGCCCTTGATCTTGACCCCGATGTCGGCATGGCACTTCACGCAGAACTCGCTCTGCGAGGAGACGAGGAGCGCCGCCCCCTGGCCGGCGTGCGGCGCATGGCAGGCGAGGCACTGCCCCTCGGCGGCCGGCTTGTGGGGGAACTCCTGCCGCGCTTCGCGCTGCGGACCGTTGTGGCAGCTCGCGCACACCGTCGCCGCGTCGGCCCGAAGCATCCCCGGGCGCTCCGATTGGTGCGGGTCGTGGCAGGCCGCGCACTGACCGGACCGGAACGGCGGATGCACTTCCAGACCCGCGAGGTTCTTCTCGAGATCGCCATGGCAGGAGCGGCAGAGGTCGCGGGCTTCCTTGCGCAGGAGCTTCCCGTTGGAGGCTGCGTGCGGCTCGTGGCACCGGACGCAGTCCTTCTTCGCGACCGGCGGATGGACCCCCTTGGCGGCCGCGGCCTTCGCGCCGATGTCCTTGTGGCAGGCGATGCACATCGAGCCGTCGGTTGTCTTGGCCAGCGCGGCGTTCTTCGATCCGTGGACGTCGTGGCAGGAGGCGCAGGAGCCGCTCTGGAACGCGGCATGCACGACCGCCTTCTTCAAGTCCTCGT is a genomic window of Candidatus Binatia bacterium containing:
- a CDS encoding M1 family aminopeptidase, coding for MSPRRLFAVFGVEFGHSFKRPLFYIMAALIALISFGLSSGQMQISSGDSSVGGTKAWITSEFAQTQTMTYLTILIFAGFVAAAAGMTLLHDRETKVDVILHSTPLKAGEYVWGRLLAVVGMFAVLLAWQALTAALFNHAVPNGNAQEIRGPFAWASYFRPVFVVGLPFVVFFAGLSMWIGERTRSAVIVYLLPAIALLLSGFFLMTWSPSWLSYGMNRVLQVIEPSGYRWLNETLLKVDRGVKYYNTQPVPYDAIFWLNRLWMLVVGLGGALLTQRSIARSRRGVESARARQKSAAARPDAPGAGWDETVVRPAIGGIGMTSGRPGALATVRAVARTEMIELLRQPALYLFMLIILVQVLGNSLLAVGAFDTPVLLTPGTSAVALANQSVTFVCLLLMYYTVVALEREHTTGLAPVLYAAPVRTGALLFGKALANGVVGAIVLMASFLGSWIAISSQHTVPFSLSPYLLVWGLLLVPTFMFWTALVTAVYALVGNRYTTIAVAMGVLAWTGWRALTKQISWAGNWALWGALRWSDLGPFEHDRLALVLNRAMVLSAAALFIALAVRLFRRRSPDAVRTMHRLSPKSLGRSALRFAPYALIPLTLWITLLFQVSQGTEGGAAKKARKDYWAKNLKTWMDAPLPDIARADIAVKVDPKGSRLESRGALTFVNGLDTTLTQIPLTGGVEWKNVTWTMNGRSVTPEDSKRLYVFTPPHPLAKGDSVTIGWNFDGSLPSGASKNGGNMEEFVLPSGIVLTGFTPSFMPVVGFMEDVGETKDNKTEPRRYPRDYWKGITPAGYGATAWFPARIAVTGPADYTLNSVGVCTSNTVKNGWRTQVWETDHPVKILNVICGHWKERRGHGTTIYYAPVHPYNVDAMSATLDAARKYYSEWFLPYPWKELKLSEFPGMAGYAQGFGTNITFSENIGFLTRNDAKTNATFLVTAHESAHQWWGNIVTPARGPGGDFISEAMAHFSTMLLFQQVLGPRERMEFCKGLEARYGDRRRVDDERPMYDVDGKRESDETVIYDRGGWVFWMLYDYVGHDRALEGYRAFCRTWSESRDHPALQDIVAALRPYAADPAKYDAFVKQWFEDKAMPEYRFENASKRKTGAGYDVTAIVKNIGTGTMPVEVAATAGERWKKQAAPAGVGSGTAQTDPLERRLGALEERVRIPLGARRLWGDVVQDAAESKGSASPGSRFEQDPKYREARATVTLGPGESRTVTLHCDFAPEKLVADPDVRVLQLRRKQAVAKL
- a CDS encoding ATP-binding cassette domain-containing protein; the encoded protein is MLSTRGLVKVYPGPVTALNGVDLDVHPGMFGLLGPNGAGKSTFMKILAGLLEPTSGSATLDGIDIVKDPDSVWPRLGYLPQEFGFYPHLTGEAMLGHLLDLKGVTAPQGKKKLVAELLDRVNLSFAARRAVKGYSGGMRQRLGIAQAIAGNPRLIIVDEPTAGLDPEERLRFYHLLSELAADRIVLLSTHIVEDVAVLCPRFAVIRAGRLIALTTPAEARAAIAGRMFEGLVSVEDLQRLRAERMVTQALLVEGKNRARIFESSGTPPAGFLPAPATLEDAYLVLMRQGELPNGNGSGPALPSGRVAGTNASIEAVG
- a CDS encoding cytochrome c3 family protein — translated: MTSTRRLSIVLAIAAALALGLPGGAHAAKPSKSKKPTRACYDCHKDSRAEFAKKNVHPPVAKEECMTCHESHGFSQMLVLKMPMPDLCFSCHADLKKAPKPAHEHAAFAQGQCLGCHDPHASNLPKLGREGGPEQSCFKCHKDTGAEAKAAHVHPTFAKGECYSCHTAHGGANASLVKAEGDALCATCHSPADVASKHAKVTVGGLKCLDCHAPHASSSAALLREDAHAPVAGGECEACHVMENGKPTPKVIAEAPALCVKCHDDLANAKTQPHPHDPVAEGDCLTCHNPHRGVAKGLLKQKPIALCGSCHDNVDEDLKKAVVHAAFQSGSCASCHDVHGSKNAALAKTTDGSMCIACHKDIGAKAAAAKGVHPPVAKKDCVRCHEPHAASNGKLLRKEARDLCRSCHGDLEKNLAGLEVHPPFRSGQCAACHDPHQSERPGMLRADAATVCASCHNGPQREARQEFPHKPAAEGQCLACHAPHAGQGAALLVSSQSEFCVKCHADIGVKIKGPAPHTPAANGQCTACHEPHGSAKKKLLTADASTLCQSCHASIGKEGDTVHSPVGEKDCLTCHDPHGGKAAPALVKAPPALCADCHELDDKDLVAKHQGANLTQARCLSCHTPHASKNASLIPDHAHPGFAEKDCAKCHTAGVAPGKASLKKPAASLCVTCHQIPKRAAAPAAKAGMAGPGASRLAGLLVHPPVARGECVTCHTPHASSRDKLLVSSTRQLCVTCHKEVIQQSALKHGHPPAASGDCAKCHEPHESAVPGLLVKPALELCASCHKSLTDRIAKGAPHSPVAKGQCFKCHASHGSENQGMLAKSVNATCATCHGLAGPRLTNAHKGFSLAGKNCVSCHDPHVQPVGKKGLLQPALHAPFAKGDCAKCHGTATTGALAQRVPDLCYSCHGNTKAWSSKAVVHAPLKTDASCISCHAPHGGPATPVLKAEQSKLCFQCHDKKMVTGKFRHAALDEGCTACHDPHSSDRKKLLVNDVNTLCRGCHEDMSKHFHPTTGGKDPRTGDPLSCIGCHNPHSSAEDHLLTHEPKRALCIQCHDPSMQKMLEGKK
- a CDS encoding lipase maturation factor family protein, whose product is MKPLLVYDGDCGFCRLWIERWQAATGDRVDYATYQEVADRFSKIPRERFEKAVQLLEPDGRWSGGAEAVFRALATAPGRRWPLWLYRRVPGVRPLTETAYRFVAANRGPLYRITRWIWGDHVVPPGETLTTWIFLRLLAVVYLVAFVSMWVQVQGIAGPDGVLPGRDFLAALHARYGRLAYWIAPTLGWLGSSAGWLHALCAAGVVLSVGLALGAAPIACLAGLWSLYLSLSILGQDFFWFQWDSLLLETGLLAILIAPWRWWSRPASDPPPRRSGLWLMRWLLFRLSFSSAAVKLLSGDPTWHARTALQYHFETQPLPPWTAWYAHHLPAGALRASTTGTLILEGIAPFLIFLPRRLRFAGAALIAALQILILLTGNYGFFNWLTLALCVLCLDDGVWPRSWRERAGRWSVRRGGWFAWALRPLALLFFLLSLVPFLTTLHAPTTWLGPVEYASDLVWPIRSFNRYGLFAVMTTRRLEIVLEGSRDGVQWLAYELPWKPGDPARRPEFVAPHQPRLDWQMWFAALSNFQNQPWFLQLCRRLLEGSPAVEALFAKNPFPRAPPRFLRAVVYDYHFTTAEERKRTGAWWRREPLGLYCPVLALQNGQLVAVGAAPR